The Acinetobacter pittii genome contains a region encoding:
- a CDS encoding TIGR04219 family outer membrane beta-barrel protein, translating into MDVKMKILKISLLTLGMSLSGFAQADFVGVKGDVGYWFYDGKANMSSQSPEDQDLDQKGSAQISLAVEHPIPFIPNAKIRYVNLDTETKSETLGQANYKVDLDHSDFILYYELLDNIVSVDAGLGATVLNGDITAYTGKRVDIDKTYPIAYLSGEVKLPFTGLSAKGEATYTNFDDARITDALAEVKYKFADNLLIDLGLTAGYRILNIDLDDYDNNDLKFEFKGPYVGLEAHF; encoded by the coding sequence GTGGATGTAAAAATGAAAATATTAAAAATATCTTTATTAACGCTCGGGATGAGCTTAAGTGGCTTTGCTCAAGCAGACTTCGTAGGAGTAAAAGGCGACGTGGGCTACTGGTTTTATGATGGTAAAGCGAATATGTCTTCTCAATCACCTGAAGATCAAGATTTAGATCAAAAAGGTAGTGCTCAAATCTCATTAGCAGTAGAACACCCAATCCCATTTATTCCTAATGCAAAAATTCGTTATGTAAATTTAGATACCGAGACTAAATCAGAAACTTTAGGTCAAGCCAACTATAAAGTTGATTTAGATCATAGCGATTTTATCCTCTACTACGAGTTACTAGATAATATCGTAAGTGTGGATGCTGGTCTTGGTGCAACTGTATTAAATGGTGATATTACTGCATATACAGGTAAGCGCGTGGATATTGATAAAACATATCCTATTGCTTATTTGTCAGGTGAAGTAAAACTCCCGTTTACAGGCTTAAGTGCTAAAGGTGAAGCAACTTATACAAACTTTGATGATGCACGAATTACAGATGCACTGGCAGAAGTAAAATATAAATTTGCAGATAACCTACTCATTGATCTGGGTCTAACAGCAGGCTATCGCATACTTAATATCGACTTAGATGACTACGATAACAATGATCTTAAATTTGAGTTTAAAGGCCCATATGTAGGTCTAGAAGCACATTTCTAA
- a CDS encoding sodium-dependent transporter, with the protein MTDSRENWTSRSGFIIAAVGSAVGLGNIWRFPYVAYENGGGAFLIPYLLALITAGLPLLFLDYAVGHRSTGSPPKAYRALFKGGETLGWWQVCVCIIIGLYYASVLTWAGSYVYFSIGQMWGSDPEGFFFNTYLQTTKATGFDLQFVGHLFWPIVGIWALTLIILYGGVKKGVELSNKIFMPLLFILFTILVIQSLRLPGAVQGLNAFFTPNWSAMMDYKVWLAAYGHTFFSLSVGFGIMVTYASYLKPKTNLTGSGLIVGFANASTEILAGIGIFAALGFMAHAAGTEVKDVVSGGIGLAFIAFPKIISSLGTGADLFGFLFFSSLFVAGISSMVSILEVPIAAMQDKLKWGRKKAVTIIGGGSALVSIILFSSVNAIKLVDIVDHFINNIGIIGGALLSIITVAWFKRSALMELRDHVNRISTIQLGKGWDFTLTVITSLILLTTLSMTVFNLIKNGYDTYSMSLQGVFGWGSVIFCAVVAIVLSKMKDR; encoded by the coding sequence ATGACAGATTCTCGTGAAAACTGGACGTCACGATCTGGTTTTATTATTGCAGCCGTTGGTTCGGCTGTAGGCTTAGGTAATATCTGGCGCTTTCCATACGTTGCTTATGAAAATGGTGGTGGTGCGTTTCTTATTCCCTATCTATTGGCCCTCATTACTGCTGGTTTACCGCTACTATTTTTAGATTATGCGGTAGGACATCGTAGTACTGGTTCACCTCCTAAAGCGTATCGTGCCCTATTTAAAGGCGGGGAAACATTAGGTTGGTGGCAGGTTTGTGTCTGTATCATCATTGGTTTGTACTATGCAAGTGTACTCACTTGGGCGGGTAGTTATGTTTACTTCTCTATTGGCCAAATGTGGGGAAGTGATCCGGAAGGTTTCTTCTTTAATACCTATTTACAGACCACAAAAGCAACCGGTTTTGATTTACAGTTTGTAGGTCATTTATTCTGGCCGATTGTTGGGATTTGGGCACTTACTCTAATCATTCTTTATGGTGGTGTGAAAAAAGGTGTTGAATTATCGAATAAGATTTTCATGCCTTTATTATTCATTCTCTTCACTATTTTAGTGATTCAATCATTACGTTTACCAGGCGCGGTTCAAGGCTTAAATGCTTTCTTTACGCCGAACTGGTCAGCAATGATGGATTATAAAGTTTGGTTAGCGGCTTATGGTCATACTTTCTTCTCTCTCTCTGTCGGTTTCGGGATCATGGTAACTTATGCATCTTATTTGAAACCAAAAACGAATTTAACAGGTTCTGGTTTAATCGTCGGTTTTGCAAATGCATCAACAGAGATTTTGGCTGGTATTGGTATCTTCGCAGCGCTTGGTTTTATGGCACATGCGGCAGGTACTGAAGTTAAAGATGTTGTGAGCGGCGGGATTGGATTAGCATTTATTGCATTCCCTAAAATTATCTCAAGTTTAGGTACAGGTGCCGATTTATTTGGTTTCTTATTCTTCTCTTCACTTTTCGTCGCAGGTATTTCTTCGATGGTGAGTATTTTGGAAGTACCTATTGCAGCAATGCAGGATAAATTGAAATGGGGTCGTAAAAAAGCTGTAACCATTATTGGTGGTGGTAGTGCGCTTGTATCAATTATTTTATTCTCAAGTGTAAACGCAATTAAGTTAGTTGATATCGTTGACCACTTTATCAATAACATCGGTATTATTGGCGGTGCTTTACTTTCTATTATTACCGTGGCTTGGTTTAAGCGTTCTGCTTTAATGGAACTTCGTGATCACGTGAATCGCATCTCAACTATTCAATTAGGTAAGGGGTGGGATTTCACTTTAACAGTCATTACATCATTAATCTTGTTAACTACACTCAGTATGACTGTATTTAATTTGATCAAAAATGGCTATGATACTTATAGTATGAGCTTACAAGGTGTATTCGGCTGGGGCAGTGTGATTTTCTGTGCAGTCGTTGCAATTGTTTTAAGCAAAATGAAAGATCGCTAG
- a CDS encoding methionine/alanine import family NSS transporter small subunit, producing the protein MNTSAIVMMVISMVFLWGGLALSIIHLSKHPEELDDVLEEVKDQHTL; encoded by the coding sequence ATGAATACTTCAGCAATCGTGATGATGGTAATTTCGATGGTGTTTTTATGGGGTGGCTTGGCTTTGTCCATTATCCATTTATCGAAACATCCTGAAGAGTTAGATGATGTCTTAGAAGAAGTAAAAGATCAGCACACACTTTAA
- the rsmB gene encoding 16S rRNA (cytosine(967)-C(5))-methyltransferase RsmB — MSQVTSNSSRFNLRAQVVQTLLKVQQGQSLASILNTQLNQVAERDRALFHELVLGTLRQWFALKSISLPLLSKPLNNETVETCLYVGLYQVLCTRIAAHAAISETVDATKQLGFPALSGIVNAILRRATRETDDFQQGLQQAHGLPSWLFKRLKKDWGEQTESLYQSLKQVAPLTLRVNQRHIGRDAYLAKLQSLEIQARACTLSEAGIVLAQSVQITQLPGFEQGWFSVQDEHAQLCATLLPDLNDKIVVDACAAPGGKTAHLLEKFKPAQLIAIDQDPSRLVRVTENLNRLALDQSHTEILAADATQWTPAQPLDCIVLDAPCSATGVIRRHPDIRLLRQSTDIAQTIELQKQILDHMWQQLKVGGTLLYITCSILKAENEQQMMTFFAENPNAKEIKIEANWGIEQTHGRQLLPQAQSGDGFYYCKIQKIA; from the coding sequence ATGAGTCAGGTTACCTCAAATTCTTCACGTTTTAACCTGCGTGCTCAAGTCGTCCAGACGTTATTAAAAGTTCAGCAAGGCCAATCACTCGCTAGTATTTTAAATACACAGCTCAATCAAGTCGCGGAGCGCGATCGCGCTTTATTTCACGAACTTGTTTTAGGTACATTGCGCCAATGGTTTGCGCTTAAATCAATTAGCCTACCTCTACTCAGCAAGCCTTTAAATAATGAGACAGTAGAAACCTGTCTTTATGTGGGTCTTTATCAAGTTTTATGCACGCGTATTGCAGCACATGCCGCTATTTCAGAAACAGTAGATGCGACAAAACAACTTGGTTTCCCTGCACTCAGCGGTATTGTGAATGCTATTTTGCGCCGAGCTACTCGTGAAACTGATGACTTTCAGCAAGGTTTACAGCAAGCACATGGCTTACCAAGTTGGCTTTTCAAACGCTTAAAAAAGGATTGGGGTGAACAAACGGAATCTCTCTACCAATCTTTGAAGCAAGTCGCGCCTTTAACCTTAAGGGTGAACCAGCGTCATATTGGCCGTGATGCTTATTTAGCAAAACTACAAAGTTTAGAAATTCAGGCACGGGCATGTACTTTATCTGAAGCAGGTATTGTTCTTGCACAATCTGTGCAAATTACTCAACTACCTGGTTTTGAACAAGGTTGGTTTTCTGTACAAGATGAACACGCTCAGCTTTGCGCAACATTATTGCCAGATTTAAACGATAAAATAGTAGTTGATGCGTGTGCTGCCCCAGGCGGTAAAACTGCTCATTTACTTGAAAAGTTTAAACCTGCTCAGCTCATCGCGATTGATCAGGACCCAAGCCGTTTAGTGCGTGTAACTGAGAACTTAAATCGCTTAGCACTTGATCAAAGTCATACAGAGATTTTGGCAGCCGATGCAACTCAATGGACTCCTGCACAGCCATTAGATTGTATTGTGCTCGATGCACCTTGCTCTGCTACAGGGGTTATTCGTCGTCATCCTGACATACGCCTATTGCGCCAATCTACCGATATAGCTCAAACTATTGAACTGCAAAAGCAGATCTTGGACCACATGTGGCAACAGCTCAAAGTTGGTGGCACATTGCTTTACATCACCTGTTCAATTTTAAAAGCTGAAAATGAACAGCAAATGATGACTTTTTTTGCTGAAAATCCAAATGCAAAAGAAATTAAAATTGAAGCTAATTGGGGAATCGAGCAAACTCATGGACGCCAATTACTGCCGCAAGCGCAGTCTGGTGATGGATTTTATTATTGTAAAATTCAAAAAATTGCATAA
- the fmt gene encoding methionyl-tRNA formyltransferase, translating into MKIIFAGTPEFAATALAALLKTSHEIIAVYTQPDRKSGRGQKLTPSPVKQLALEHNIPVYQPLHFKASTEEGLAAQQELAALGADVMVVAAYGLILPQTVLDTPKYGCLNIHGSLLPRWRGAAPIQRAIATGDEETGITIMQMAAGLDTGDMMYKTYCLITAEDTSATLHDKLAAQGATAICAVLESEETLQKYLSEREVQDEGLTVYAHKLVKSEARIDWSIDAIQVDRNIRAFNPWPVAFIPLDENNALRVWNSIISSQSKANTQAGEIIAIDKQGVHVACGQDSFICLTSVQWPGGKALNAQQIAQTQKLHVGQILP; encoded by the coding sequence GTGAAAATTATTTTTGCTGGCACCCCCGAATTTGCTGCAACAGCATTGGCGGCTTTATTAAAAACTTCCCATGAAATTATCGCGGTTTATACTCAGCCAGATCGTAAATCGGGTCGTGGACAAAAACTAACGCCATCTCCCGTAAAACAACTTGCACTTGAGCATAATATCCCTGTTTATCAACCCCTGCACTTCAAAGCTTCAACTGAAGAAGGTTTAGCAGCTCAACAAGAACTAGCTGCTTTAGGTGCTGATGTCATGGTAGTTGCAGCCTACGGTTTGATTCTTCCACAAACTGTGCTCGATACACCGAAATATGGCTGTTTAAATATTCACGGTTCACTATTACCACGCTGGCGCGGTGCAGCACCAATTCAGCGTGCAATTGCAACAGGTGATGAAGAAACCGGAATCACAATCATGCAGATGGCTGCTGGTTTAGATACAGGCGATATGATGTATAAAACATACTGCCTAATCACTGCCGAAGATACCTCAGCGACTTTGCATGACAAACTCGCAGCTCAAGGTGCAACAGCAATTTGTGCGGTACTTGAGTCAGAAGAAACACTACAAAAATATTTGTCAGAACGCGAAGTTCAAGACGAGGGCTTAACGGTCTACGCTCATAAGCTCGTAAAATCAGAAGCTCGTATTGATTGGTCAATTGATGCTATTCAAGTTGACCGAAATATTCGTGCATTCAACCCTTGGCCAGTTGCCTTCATTCCGTTAGATGAAAATAATGCTCTACGTGTCTGGAACTCAATAATTTCTAGTCAAAGCAAAGCGAATACTCAAGCTGGTGAAATTATTGCAATCGATAAGCAAGGTGTACATGTTGCTTGTGGTCAAGATTCATTTATTTGTTTGACTAGCGTGCAATGGCCGGGTGGCAAAGCATTAAATGCTCAACAAATTGCACAAACTCAAAAACTTCATGTAGGACAAATTTTGCCATGA
- the ilvD gene encoding dihydroxy-acid dehydratase, with protein sequence MPDYRSKTSTHGRNMAGARGLWRATGMKDEDFGKPIIAVVNSFTQFVPGHVHLKDLGQLVAAEIQAAGGVAKEFNTIAVDDGIAMGHDGMLYSLPSRDLIADSVEYMVNAHCADAMVCISNCDKITPGMLMAAMRLNIPVVFVSGGPMEAGKVKFRGNEKAIDLVDAMVVAADESYTDEEVEEFERSACPTCGSCSGMFTANSMNCLTEALGLSLPGNGSIVATHANRKKLFLKAGQLIVELAKRYYEQNDASILPRSIATKAAFKNAMTLDIAMGGSTNTVLHLLAAASEAEVDFTMDDIDELSRRVPVLSKVAPAKQDVHMEDVHRAGGIMAILGELDRANLLDVSVPTVHEKTLKDALDKWDIIRTEDADVYEFYRSSPGGVPTQVAFSQNRYYSTLDGDREKGVIRNAEHAFSKDGGLAVLYGNIALDGCIVKTAGVDESILKFTGTARVFESQDAAVDAILGHDIKAGDVVVIRYEGPRGGPGMQEMLYPTSYLKSKGLGKDCALVTDGRFSGGSSGLSIGHVSPEAAEGGAIGLVEDGDTIEIDIPNRTIHLNVDDATMAHRRTVQEAKGWHPKEERKRKVSKALKVYAMHTTSAAKGAVRVL encoded by the coding sequence ATGCCTGACTATCGTTCAAAAACATCGACACACGGAAGAAATATGGCTGGCGCACGTGGCTTATGGCGTGCAACAGGAATGAAAGATGAGGATTTCGGCAAACCGATCATTGCGGTGGTCAACTCATTTACTCAATTTGTGCCGGGCCATGTACATCTTAAAGATCTAGGGCAGCTTGTCGCAGCAGAAATTCAGGCAGCAGGTGGTGTTGCTAAAGAGTTCAATACGATCGCAGTAGATGACGGGATCGCAATGGGGCATGATGGCATGCTTTATTCTTTACCATCACGTGATTTGATTGCTGACTCAGTTGAATATATGGTGAATGCACACTGTGCAGATGCCATGGTGTGTATTTCAAACTGTGACAAGATTACTCCGGGAATGCTCATGGCTGCGATGCGCCTGAATATTCCTGTTGTTTTTGTGTCTGGCGGACCAATGGAAGCTGGTAAGGTTAAGTTCCGCGGTAATGAAAAAGCGATTGACCTTGTTGATGCAATGGTTGTTGCGGCTGATGAAAGTTATACAGACGAAGAAGTTGAGGAATTTGAACGTTCGGCATGTCCAACCTGTGGTTCATGTTCAGGTATGTTCACTGCAAACTCAATGAACTGTTTAACAGAAGCTTTAGGTTTATCTTTACCGGGTAATGGTTCGATTGTTGCGACGCATGCAAACCGTAAAAAATTATTCTTAAAAGCAGGCCAGCTCATTGTTGAATTGGCTAAGCGCTATTACGAACAAAACGACGCAAGTATTTTACCTCGTTCGATTGCAACCAAGGCTGCATTTAAAAATGCGATGACTCTTGATATTGCAATGGGTGGTTCAACTAATACCGTTCTGCATTTATTGGCTGCGGCAAGTGAAGCAGAAGTTGATTTTACAATGGACGATATTGACGAATTATCACGTCGAGTTCCTGTACTGTCTAAAGTAGCGCCTGCAAAACAAGACGTTCATATGGAAGATGTTCACCGTGCTGGCGGTATCATGGCGATCTTAGGTGAACTTGATCGCGCGAATTTGCTTGATGTATCAGTGCCGACTGTACACGAGAAAACTTTAAAAGATGCGTTGGATAAGTGGGATATTATTCGTACTGAAGATGCAGACGTTTATGAATTCTATCGTTCATCACCAGGTGGTGTTCCAACTCAAGTTGCATTCTCGCAAAATCGCTATTATTCAACATTAGATGGCGACCGTGAAAAAGGCGTTATCCGTAATGCAGAACATGCATTCTCTAAAGATGGTGGTTTAGCAGTTCTATACGGTAACATTGCGCTTGATGGTTGTATCGTGAAAACTGCAGGTGTTGATGAATCAATCTTGAAATTTACGGGCACAGCGCGTGTATTTGAGAGCCAAGATGCAGCTGTAGATGCAATTTTGGGTCATGACATTAAAGCTGGCGATGTGGTTGTGATTCGTTACGAAGGTCCACGTGGTGGTCCGGGTATGCAAGAAATGCTTTACCCAACCAGCTATCTTAAATCGAAAGGTTTAGGCAAAGACTGTGCATTAGTAACAGACGGTCGTTTCTCTGGTGGTTCATCAGGCCTTTCGATTGGACACGTTTCACCAGAAGCAGCTGAAGGCGGTGCAATTGGTTTGGTGGAAGATGGCGATACTATTGAAATCGATATTCCAAACCGTACGATTCACTTAAACGTTGATGATGCGACTATGGCGCATCGCCGTACAGTGCAAGAAGCGAAAGGCTGGCATCCGAAAGAAGAACGTAAACGTAAAGTATCAAAAGCGTTAAAAGTTTATGCAATGCATACAACAAGTGCAGCGAAAGGAGCTGTACGCGTTCTATAA
- a CDS encoding sulfite exporter TauE/SafE family protein, which yields MTFLAIIIVVFTFAGMIKGMIGLGLPAVSMGLLTIAMSPFQAASLLIVPSMVTNVWQLFAEGHVWAFIRRFWTLLVGIIVGSIWSFLPTLSQSHGHSSEILLGCMLALYGLYGLCVKRLPHLGKHERWLSPIIGYIGGAVTVATGVIIIPIVPYLQSLHLKRDELVQALGLTFTVSTICLAVFLHHNPMSGMTLDYRLSFAALLAALVGMWLGKKIRYRLNEQLFRRIFFIGLMSLGLYMILH from the coding sequence GTGACATTTCTAGCAATTATTATTGTGGTGTTTACCTTTGCCGGCATGATTAAAGGCATGATCGGTTTAGGATTGCCCGCAGTATCGATGGGTTTACTCACCATCGCAATGAGCCCTTTTCAGGCAGCCTCTCTGCTCATTGTCCCTTCAATGGTCACCAACGTTTGGCAACTTTTTGCTGAAGGACATGTCTGGGCGTTTATTCGGCGTTTCTGGACGTTGCTTGTCGGCATTATAGTAGGTTCAATATGGAGCTTTTTACCTACTTTAAGTCAAAGTCATGGGCATAGTAGTGAAATTTTATTAGGCTGTATGTTGGCCTTATATGGACTTTATGGTCTGTGCGTAAAGAGACTTCCACACTTAGGAAAGCATGAACGTTGGCTATCACCGATTATTGGATATATCGGCGGGGCAGTGACTGTAGCAACTGGTGTCATTATTATTCCAATCGTTCCTTATTTGCAGTCTTTACATTTAAAGCGTGATGAGTTGGTTCAGGCTTTAGGACTAACCTTTACTGTTTCTACCATTTGTCTTGCAGTCTTTTTACACCACAACCCGATGTCGGGAATGACATTGGATTATCGTTTATCTTTCGCTGCATTGTTGGCGGCGCTCGTTGGAATGTGGTTAGGTAAAAAAATCCGTTATCGGTTAAATGAGCAGTTATTTCGCCGTATCTTTTTTATTGGCTTGATGTCATTAGGGCTTTATATGATTTTGCATTAA
- a CDS encoding LysR family transcriptional regulator: MRFDFFDLQLVLHIVSTGSLTKGADRSAISLQAASERIKKLEQYFKTPLFIRHTTGVELTTAGHAFVEHARQLLAQKEQLEQEMQRFRPPTTESLTLWCNSSAQSEYLPPLLPQYLVLHPEMNIDLHEAESSEIVEALTQGVANLGLVSSFFDTRHLQTKEFASDPLVLICPPTHNLAQHQQLNLVEALSYGFIGLKPHHSLQQSIETQAKLLGFNIQYRLRLPNFGAIAEVVAKGVGIAIMPARAAQRLQSDYDFHSIQLQGAWANRKLLLATQNFNQLPSTYQQFADFLLQHRPEKLA; the protein is encoded by the coding sequence ATGCGTTTTGATTTTTTTGATTTACAGCTGGTTCTTCATATTGTCTCTACAGGTAGTCTAACCAAAGGTGCAGACCGCTCTGCAATTTCACTTCAAGCTGCCAGCGAACGCATTAAAAAACTCGAACAATATTTTAAAACGCCCTTATTTATTCGCCACACGACGGGAGTGGAGCTCACCACAGCAGGACACGCTTTTGTAGAGCATGCTCGTCAGCTTTTAGCACAAAAAGAGCAGCTTGAACAAGAAATGCAGCGTTTTAGGCCGCCTACAACAGAGTCATTAACGCTTTGGTGTAACTCTTCTGCTCAAAGCGAATATTTGCCTCCGTTATTACCGCAATATTTGGTGCTTCATCCCGAAATGAACATTGATTTACACGAGGCAGAAAGTTCAGAAATTGTAGAGGCATTAACTCAAGGAGTTGCAAATCTTGGGCTGGTCTCAAGTTTTTTTGATACCAGACATTTGCAAACTAAGGAATTTGCTAGTGATCCATTAGTTCTGATTTGTCCTCCTACTCACAATTTAGCTCAACACCAACAGCTAAATTTGGTAGAGGCTTTAAGTTATGGTTTTATTGGTCTTAAGCCCCACCATTCGTTGCAACAGTCCATCGAAACTCAAGCTAAGCTATTGGGCTTTAACATACAGTACCGTTTGCGCTTACCTAATTTTGGGGCGATTGCTGAGGTAGTCGCCAAAGGTGTCGGAATTGCGATTATGCCGGCTCGTGCTGCCCAGCGTTTGCAATCGGACTATGATTTTCATTCCATTCAACTGCAAGGCGCATGGGCAAATCGCAAACTACTTTTGGCGACCCAAAATTTCAACCAGCTGCCTAGCACTTACCAACAGTTTGCAGACTTTTTATTGCAGCATCGTCCTGAAAAATTAGCTTAA
- the ycdG gene encoding solute carrier family 23 protein → MSNWFPKWQPYQGDVDHRPVSTNEYLPPVQSAILGIQHAFAMFGATVLAPLLMGFNPNLAILMSGICTILFFLITGGRVPSYLGSSFAFIGVVAAATGHITGSGANPNLSIALGGIVACGVFYAIIGFIVMLTGTRWIEKLMPPVVTGAIVMIIGLNLAPVTIKGVAGQPFEMWMALITVLCMGSIAVFTRGLLQRLLLLVGLILAYVIYAITTNGLDLGKPIDFSQISQAAWFGIPSFSHPTFDTKAMLIIAPVALILVAENLGHIKAVGAMTGENLTPQLGKAFVADGLATTLSGSVGAPGMTTYGENIGVMAVTRVYSTIVFVIAGIFAIFLGLSPKFGAVISTIPSAVLTGASIVVFGLITIAGAKIWIENKVDFSNNKNLIVASVTIILGAGNFELLFGNFNLGGIGTATFAAIILNWLFSLKDKT, encoded by the coding sequence ATGTCCAACTGGTTTCCAAAATGGCAGCCTTACCAAGGTGATGTTGACCATCGGCCGGTCTCTACCAATGAATATCTCCCACCCGTTCAAAGTGCTATTTTAGGTATTCAACATGCGTTTGCCATGTTTGGCGCAACTGTTTTAGCACCTTTACTCATGGGGTTTAACCCTAACCTTGCTATTTTAATGTCTGGAATCTGTACCATCCTGTTCTTTTTAATTACAGGTGGTCGTGTTCCGAGTTATTTAGGATCAAGTTTTGCCTTTATTGGTGTGGTTGCAGCTGCAACCGGGCATATTACGGGTTCGGGTGCCAATCCAAATCTATCGATAGCTTTAGGTGGAATCGTAGCATGTGGTGTTTTTTATGCCATCATTGGTTTTATTGTGATGCTTACAGGTACGCGCTGGATTGAAAAACTCATGCCGCCTGTAGTGACTGGTGCCATTGTGATGATTATTGGTCTCAACCTTGCACCTGTTACTATTAAAGGCGTTGCAGGCCAACCATTTGAAATGTGGATGGCATTAATTACTGTACTTTGTATGGGCAGTATTGCAGTCTTTACACGTGGTTTATTACAGCGTCTACTTCTGTTGGTTGGTTTGATCTTGGCCTATGTAATTTATGCCATCACCACCAATGGACTAGATTTAGGTAAACCAATCGATTTTAGCCAGATCTCACAAGCCGCATGGTTCGGAATTCCAAGCTTTTCACATCCTACTTTTGACACCAAGGCTATGCTAATTATTGCACCAGTTGCGCTTATTTTAGTAGCAGAAAACTTAGGTCATATTAAAGCTGTTGGTGCAATGACTGGTGAGAACCTGACTCCACAATTAGGCAAAGCATTTGTTGCTGATGGTTTAGCAACCACTCTCTCTGGTAGCGTCGGTGCTCCGGGCATGACCACTTACGGCGAAAACATTGGAGTTATGGCAGTCACTCGTGTGTACTCAACCATTGTTTTTGTAATTGCGGGTATCTTCGCAATCTTCTTAGGTTTATCTCCAAAATTTGGTGCGGTAATTAGTACCATTCCAAGTGCTGTTTTAACAGGCGCCTCTATTGTCGTGTTTGGTTTGATTACCATTGCTGGGGCCAAAATCTGGATCGAAAACAAAGTTGATTTTTCTAACAATAAAAACCTAATTGTTGCTTCAGTCACGATTATTTTAGGTGCCGGTAACTTTGAATTATTGTTCGGTAATTTCAATTTAGGTGGTATTGGTACCGCAACTTTTGCAGCCATTATTTTAAATTGGCTGTTTAGTTTAAAAGATAAAACTTAA